Proteins from a single region of Bombus huntii isolate Logan2020A chromosome 2, iyBomHunt1.1, whole genome shotgun sequence:
- the LOC126873963 gene encoding glycine receptor subunit alpha-1 isoform X5 has protein sequence MFVRQSWIESRLDMPDEIFEEGDDYVTLPPEFFDSLWQPDLYFLNAKVSEIAALNHKFSSVTLYRNKTVKYSARMHAIIACQMEFQLYPMDIQICPIYIESFSYHKQKLRLRWGLGAVTVNPELKLLQYDIGKPVVAEETVDYMLEKSGNFSRLVVFFRFERQIGHHLIQTFAPSTLVVMLSWFSFWLGLDAIPGRVALLVTSMLTLVTMFTGLKSDIPPVAYVKALDVWMAGCMMFVFAALGEFVVVKVLDLQYQLEYDLQSSMSRHYSTRIVAMEKGQSIWDYDSTYIPKARNKRAGSKHLLQNAWLDTEYPMIRVCKTRSQKIDNYSRIGFPILFMLFVILYWPILLLKKAT, from the exons ATGTTCGTTCGTCAGAGTTGGATCGAATCTCGACTTGATATGCCGGACGAGATTTTCGAGGAGGGCGATGATTACGTGACACTGCCTCCTGAATTCTTCGACAGTTTATGGCAGCCAGATCTTTACTTCTTAAACGCGAAAGTCTCTG aaATTGCGGCGTTAAATCACAAATTCTCATCTGTTACGTTGTATAGAAACAAAACGGTCAAGTATTCAGCACGGATGCATGCCATCATCGCCTGCCAAATGGAATTTCAACTCTACCCAATGGACATTCAAATATGCCCTATCTACATAGAAAGTT TTTCCTATCACAAACAGAAGTTACGCTTAAGATGGGGATTGGGCGCAGTCACGGTGAACCCAGAACTGAAGCTTTTACAATATGATATCGGAAAGCCGGTGGTTGCTGAAGAAACTGTTGATTATATGCTCGAAAAAAGTG GAAATTTTTCACGACTGGTAGTGTTCTTCCGATTCGAGAGGCAAATTGGTCATCATCTGATACAAACTTTCGCACCATCCACGTTGGTTGTGATGTTATCTTGGTTTAGCTTCTGGTTGGGCTTAGATGCGATCCCTGGTCGTGTGGCTCTTTTAGTAACCAGTATGCTGACCTTGGTTACTATGTTTACTGGTCTGAAAAGCGATATTCCGCCAGTTGCTTACGTGAAA GCACTAGATGTTTGGATGGCAGGCTGCATGATGTTTGTATTTGCTGCTCTCGGTGAATTCGTTGTTGTAAAAGTACTCGACTTGCAGTACCAGTTGGAATATGATCTACAATCGTCAATGTCCCGACATTATTCAACA CGTATAGTTGCCATGGAAAAGGGTCAAAGTATTTGGGATTATGACTCAACATATATACCAAAAGCAAGAAATAAAAGAGCTGGTAGCAAACATCTTCTACAAAATGCCTGGCTAGATACTGAATATCCAATGATACGTGTATGCAAAACACGGTCACAAAAAATTGACAATTACAGCAGAATAGGTTTTCCTATACTATTTATGCTGTTCGTCATTTTGTATTGGCCGATACTCTTACTTAAGAAGGCAACGTAA
- the LOC126873963 gene encoding glycine receptor subunit alpha-1 isoform X3, translating into MEIRPPSKQGFPVVVDFNIFVADINSINVEDMDFRVDMFVRQSWIESRLDMPDEIFEEGDDYVTLPPEFFDSLWQPDLYFLNAKVSEIAALNHKFSSVTLYRNKTVKYSARMHAIIACQMEFQLYPMDIQICPIYIESFSYHKQKLRLRWGLGAVTVNPELKLLQYDIGKPVVAEETVDYMLEKSGNFSRLVVFFRFERQIGHHLIQTFAPSTLVVMLSWFSFWLGLDAIPGRVALLVTSMLTLVTMFTGLKSDIPPVAYVKALDVWMAGCMMFVFAALGEFVVVKVLDLQYQLEYDLQSSMSRHYSTRIVAMEKGQSIWDYDSTYIPKARNKRAGSKHLLQNAWLDTEYPMIRVCKTRSQKIDNYSRIGFPILFMLFVILYWPILLLKKAT; encoded by the exons ATGG AGATCAGGCCTCCATCGAAGCAAGGTTTTCCAGTGGTAGTGGACTTCAATATCTTTGTAGCTGATATCAATTCAATAAATGTAGAGGATATGGATTTCCG GGTAGACATGTTCGTTCGTCAGAGTTGGATCGAATCTCGACTTGATATGCCGGACGAGATTTTCGAGGAGGGCGATGATTACGTGACACTGCCTCCTGAATTCTTCGACAGTTTATGGCAGCCAGATCTTTACTTCTTAAACGCGAAAGTCTCTG aaATTGCGGCGTTAAATCACAAATTCTCATCTGTTACGTTGTATAGAAACAAAACGGTCAAGTATTCAGCACGGATGCATGCCATCATCGCCTGCCAAATGGAATTTCAACTCTACCCAATGGACATTCAAATATGCCCTATCTACATAGAAAGTT TTTCCTATCACAAACAGAAGTTACGCTTAAGATGGGGATTGGGCGCAGTCACGGTGAACCCAGAACTGAAGCTTTTACAATATGATATCGGAAAGCCGGTGGTTGCTGAAGAAACTGTTGATTATATGCTCGAAAAAAGTG GAAATTTTTCACGACTGGTAGTGTTCTTCCGATTCGAGAGGCAAATTGGTCATCATCTGATACAAACTTTCGCACCATCCACGTTGGTTGTGATGTTATCTTGGTTTAGCTTCTGGTTGGGCTTAGATGCGATCCCTGGTCGTGTGGCTCTTTTAGTAACCAGTATGCTGACCTTGGTTACTATGTTTACTGGTCTGAAAAGCGATATTCCGCCAGTTGCTTACGTGAAA GCACTAGATGTTTGGATGGCAGGCTGCATGATGTTTGTATTTGCTGCTCTCGGTGAATTCGTTGTTGTAAAAGTACTCGACTTGCAGTACCAGTTGGAATATGATCTACAATCGTCAATGTCCCGACATTATTCAACA CGTATAGTTGCCATGGAAAAGGGTCAAAGTATTTGGGATTATGACTCAACATATATACCAAAAGCAAGAAATAAAAGAGCTGGTAGCAAACATCTTCTACAAAATGCCTGGCTAGATACTGAATATCCAATGATACGTGTATGCAAAACACGGTCACAAAAAATTGACAATTACAGCAGAATAGGTTTTCCTATACTATTTATGCTGTTCGTCATTTTGTATTGGCCGATACTCTTACTTAAGAAGGCAACGTAA
- the LOC126873963 gene encoding glycine receptor subunit alpha-1 isoform X6, with product MKNTILTVLFYSCLKLFAEVRSSASFLTDDAKNSTLKSRIVLPEYYVKEIAALNHKFSSVTLYRNKTVKYSARMHAIIACQMEFQLYPMDIQICPIYIESFSYHKQKLRLRWGLGAVTVNPELKLLQYDIGKPVVAEETVDYMLEKSGNFSRLVVFFRFERQIGHHLIQTFAPSTLVVMLSWFSFWLGLDAIPGRVALLVTSMLTLVTMFTGLKSDIPPVAYVKALDVWMAGCMMFVFAALGEFVVVKVLDLQYQLEYDLQSSMSRHYSTRIVAMEKGQSIWDYDSTYIPKARNKRAGSKHLLQNAWLDTEYPMIRVCKTRSQKIDNYSRIGFPILFMLFVILYWPILLLKKAT from the exons ATGAAGAACACGATCCTAACAGTACTTTTTTATTCATGTCTGAAACTTTTCGCGGAAGTGCGTTCTAGTGCAAG CTTCTTGACCGATGACGCGAAAAACTCCACATTAAAATCGAGGATAGTTCTACCGGAGTATTACGTGAAAG aaATTGCGGCGTTAAATCACAAATTCTCATCTGTTACGTTGTATAGAAACAAAACGGTCAAGTATTCAGCACGGATGCATGCCATCATCGCCTGCCAAATGGAATTTCAACTCTACCCAATGGACATTCAAATATGCCCTATCTACATAGAAAGTT TTTCCTATCACAAACAGAAGTTACGCTTAAGATGGGGATTGGGCGCAGTCACGGTGAACCCAGAACTGAAGCTTTTACAATATGATATCGGAAAGCCGGTGGTTGCTGAAGAAACTGTTGATTATATGCTCGAAAAAAGTG GAAATTTTTCACGACTGGTAGTGTTCTTCCGATTCGAGAGGCAAATTGGTCATCATCTGATACAAACTTTCGCACCATCCACGTTGGTTGTGATGTTATCTTGGTTTAGCTTCTGGTTGGGCTTAGATGCGATCCCTGGTCGTGTGGCTCTTTTAGTAACCAGTATGCTGACCTTGGTTACTATGTTTACTGGTCTGAAAAGCGATATTCCGCCAGTTGCTTACGTGAAA GCACTAGATGTTTGGATGGCAGGCTGCATGATGTTTGTATTTGCTGCTCTCGGTGAATTCGTTGTTGTAAAAGTACTCGACTTGCAGTACCAGTTGGAATATGATCTACAATCGTCAATGTCCCGACATTATTCAACA CGTATAGTTGCCATGGAAAAGGGTCAAAGTATTTGGGATTATGACTCAACATATATACCAAAAGCAAGAAATAAAAGAGCTGGTAGCAAACATCTTCTACAAAATGCCTGGCTAGATACTGAATATCCAATGATACGTGTATGCAAAACACGGTCACAAAAAATTGACAATTACAGCAGAATAGGTTTTCCTATACTATTTATGCTGTTCGTCATTTTGTATTGGCCGATACTCTTACTTAAGAAGGCAACGTAA
- the LOC126873963 gene encoding glycine receptor subunit alpha-4 isoform X2: MKNTILTVLFYSCLKLFAEVRSSASFLTDDAKNSTLKSRIVLPEYYVKEIRPPSKQGFPVVVDFNIFVADINSINVEDMDFRVDMFVRQSWIESRLDMPDEIFEEGDDYVTLPPEFFDSLWQPDLYFLNAKVSEIAALNHKFSSVTLYRNKTVKYSARMHAIIACQMEFQLYPMDIQICPIYIESFSYHKQKLRLRWGLGAVTVNPELKLLQYDIGKPVVAEETVDYMLEKSGNFSRLVVFFRFERQIGHHLIQTFAPSTLVVMLSWFSFWLGLDAIPGRVALLVTSMLTLVTMFTGLKSDIPPVAYVKRIVAMEKGQSIWDYDSTYIPKARNKRAGSKHLLQNAWLDTEYPMIRVCKTRSQKIDNYSRIGFPILFMLFVILYWPILLLKKAT; encoded by the exons ATGAAGAACACGATCCTAACAGTACTTTTTTATTCATGTCTGAAACTTTTCGCGGAAGTGCGTTCTAGTGCAAG CTTCTTGACCGATGACGCGAAAAACTCCACATTAAAATCGAGGATAGTTCTACCGGAGTATTACGTGAAAG AGATCAGGCCTCCATCGAAGCAAGGTTTTCCAGTGGTAGTGGACTTCAATATCTTTGTAGCTGATATCAATTCAATAAATGTAGAGGATATGGATTTCCG GGTAGACATGTTCGTTCGTCAGAGTTGGATCGAATCTCGACTTGATATGCCGGACGAGATTTTCGAGGAGGGCGATGATTACGTGACACTGCCTCCTGAATTCTTCGACAGTTTATGGCAGCCAGATCTTTACTTCTTAAACGCGAAAGTCTCTG aaATTGCGGCGTTAAATCACAAATTCTCATCTGTTACGTTGTATAGAAACAAAACGGTCAAGTATTCAGCACGGATGCATGCCATCATCGCCTGCCAAATGGAATTTCAACTCTACCCAATGGACATTCAAATATGCCCTATCTACATAGAAAGTT TTTCCTATCACAAACAGAAGTTACGCTTAAGATGGGGATTGGGCGCAGTCACGGTGAACCCAGAACTGAAGCTTTTACAATATGATATCGGAAAGCCGGTGGTTGCTGAAGAAACTGTTGATTATATGCTCGAAAAAAGTG GAAATTTTTCACGACTGGTAGTGTTCTTCCGATTCGAGAGGCAAATTGGTCATCATCTGATACAAACTTTCGCACCATCCACGTTGGTTGTGATGTTATCTTGGTTTAGCTTCTGGTTGGGCTTAGATGCGATCCCTGGTCGTGTGGCTCTTTTAGTAACCAGTATGCTGACCTTGGTTACTATGTTTACTGGTCTGAAAAGCGATATTCCGCCAGTTGCTTACGTGAAA CGTATAGTTGCCATGGAAAAGGGTCAAAGTATTTGGGATTATGACTCAACATATATACCAAAAGCAAGAAATAAAAGAGCTGGTAGCAAACATCTTCTACAAAATGCCTGGCTAGATACTGAATATCCAATGATACGTGTATGCAAAACACGGTCACAAAAAATTGACAATTACAGCAGAATAGGTTTTCCTATACTATTTATGCTGTTCGTCATTTTGTATTGGCCGATACTCTTACTTAAGAAGGCAACGTAA
- the LOC126873963 gene encoding glycine receptor subunit alpha-4 isoform X4 — protein MKNTILTVLFYSCLKLFAEVRSSASFLTDDAKNSTLKSRIVLPEYYVKEIRPPSKQGFPVVVDFNIFVADINSINVEDMDFRVDMFVRQSWIESRLDMPDEIFEEGDDYVTLPPEFFDSLWQPDLYFLNAKVSEIAALNHKFSSVTLYRNKTVKYSARMHAIIACQMEFQLYPMDIQICPIYIESFSYHKQKLRLRWGLGAVTVNPELKLLQYDIGKPVVAEETVDYMLEKSGNFSRLVVFFRFERQIGHHLIQTFAPSTLVVMLSWFSFWLGLDAIPGRVALLVTSMLTLVTMFTGLKSDIPPVAYVKALDVWMAGCMMFVFAALGEFVVVKVLDLQYQLEYDLQSSMSRHYSTVNTINQSKKSAD, from the exons ATGAAGAACACGATCCTAACAGTACTTTTTTATTCATGTCTGAAACTTTTCGCGGAAGTGCGTTCTAGTGCAAG CTTCTTGACCGATGACGCGAAAAACTCCACATTAAAATCGAGGATAGTTCTACCGGAGTATTACGTGAAAG AGATCAGGCCTCCATCGAAGCAAGGTTTTCCAGTGGTAGTGGACTTCAATATCTTTGTAGCTGATATCAATTCAATAAATGTAGAGGATATGGATTTCCG GGTAGACATGTTCGTTCGTCAGAGTTGGATCGAATCTCGACTTGATATGCCGGACGAGATTTTCGAGGAGGGCGATGATTACGTGACACTGCCTCCTGAATTCTTCGACAGTTTATGGCAGCCAGATCTTTACTTCTTAAACGCGAAAGTCTCTG aaATTGCGGCGTTAAATCACAAATTCTCATCTGTTACGTTGTATAGAAACAAAACGGTCAAGTATTCAGCACGGATGCATGCCATCATCGCCTGCCAAATGGAATTTCAACTCTACCCAATGGACATTCAAATATGCCCTATCTACATAGAAAGTT TTTCCTATCACAAACAGAAGTTACGCTTAAGATGGGGATTGGGCGCAGTCACGGTGAACCCAGAACTGAAGCTTTTACAATATGATATCGGAAAGCCGGTGGTTGCTGAAGAAACTGTTGATTATATGCTCGAAAAAAGTG GAAATTTTTCACGACTGGTAGTGTTCTTCCGATTCGAGAGGCAAATTGGTCATCATCTGATACAAACTTTCGCACCATCCACGTTGGTTGTGATGTTATCTTGGTTTAGCTTCTGGTTGGGCTTAGATGCGATCCCTGGTCGTGTGGCTCTTTTAGTAACCAGTATGCTGACCTTGGTTACTATGTTTACTGGTCTGAAAAGCGATATTCCGCCAGTTGCTTACGTGAAA GCACTAGATGTTTGGATGGCAGGCTGCATGATGTTTGTATTTGCTGCTCTCGGTGAATTCGTTGTTGTAAAAGTACTCGACTTGCAGTACCAGTTGGAATATGATCTACAATCGTCAATGTCCCGACATTATTCAACA GTCAATACTATTAATCAATCAAAGAAGTCTGCGGATTAA
- the LOC126873963 gene encoding glycine receptor subunit alpha-1 isoform X1 has product MKNTILTVLFYSCLKLFAEVRSSASFLTDDAKNSTLKSRIVLPEYYVKEIRPPSKQGFPVVVDFNIFVADINSINVEDMDFRVDMFVRQSWIESRLDMPDEIFEEGDDYVTLPPEFFDSLWQPDLYFLNAKVSEIAALNHKFSSVTLYRNKTVKYSARMHAIIACQMEFQLYPMDIQICPIYIESFSYHKQKLRLRWGLGAVTVNPELKLLQYDIGKPVVAEETVDYMLEKSGNFSRLVVFFRFERQIGHHLIQTFAPSTLVVMLSWFSFWLGLDAIPGRVALLVTSMLTLVTMFTGLKSDIPPVAYVKALDVWMAGCMMFVFAALGEFVVVKVLDLQYQLEYDLQSSMSRHYSTRIVAMEKGQSIWDYDSTYIPKARNKRAGSKHLLQNAWLDTEYPMIRVCKTRSQKIDNYSRIGFPILFMLFVILYWPILLLKKAT; this is encoded by the exons ATGAAGAACACGATCCTAACAGTACTTTTTTATTCATGTCTGAAACTTTTCGCGGAAGTGCGTTCTAGTGCAAG CTTCTTGACCGATGACGCGAAAAACTCCACATTAAAATCGAGGATAGTTCTACCGGAGTATTACGTGAAAG AGATCAGGCCTCCATCGAAGCAAGGTTTTCCAGTGGTAGTGGACTTCAATATCTTTGTAGCTGATATCAATTCAATAAATGTAGAGGATATGGATTTCCG GGTAGACATGTTCGTTCGTCAGAGTTGGATCGAATCTCGACTTGATATGCCGGACGAGATTTTCGAGGAGGGCGATGATTACGTGACACTGCCTCCTGAATTCTTCGACAGTTTATGGCAGCCAGATCTTTACTTCTTAAACGCGAAAGTCTCTG aaATTGCGGCGTTAAATCACAAATTCTCATCTGTTACGTTGTATAGAAACAAAACGGTCAAGTATTCAGCACGGATGCATGCCATCATCGCCTGCCAAATGGAATTTCAACTCTACCCAATGGACATTCAAATATGCCCTATCTACATAGAAAGTT TTTCCTATCACAAACAGAAGTTACGCTTAAGATGGGGATTGGGCGCAGTCACGGTGAACCCAGAACTGAAGCTTTTACAATATGATATCGGAAAGCCGGTGGTTGCTGAAGAAACTGTTGATTATATGCTCGAAAAAAGTG GAAATTTTTCACGACTGGTAGTGTTCTTCCGATTCGAGAGGCAAATTGGTCATCATCTGATACAAACTTTCGCACCATCCACGTTGGTTGTGATGTTATCTTGGTTTAGCTTCTGGTTGGGCTTAGATGCGATCCCTGGTCGTGTGGCTCTTTTAGTAACCAGTATGCTGACCTTGGTTACTATGTTTACTGGTCTGAAAAGCGATATTCCGCCAGTTGCTTACGTGAAA GCACTAGATGTTTGGATGGCAGGCTGCATGATGTTTGTATTTGCTGCTCTCGGTGAATTCGTTGTTGTAAAAGTACTCGACTTGCAGTACCAGTTGGAATATGATCTACAATCGTCAATGTCCCGACATTATTCAACA CGTATAGTTGCCATGGAAAAGGGTCAAAGTATTTGGGATTATGACTCAACATATATACCAAAAGCAAGAAATAAAAGAGCTGGTAGCAAACATCTTCTACAAAATGCCTGGCTAGATACTGAATATCCAATGATACGTGTATGCAAAACACGGTCACAAAAAATTGACAATTACAGCAGAATAGGTTTTCCTATACTATTTATGCTGTTCGTCATTTTGTATTGGCCGATACTCTTACTTAAGAAGGCAACGTAA